The segment CTCACATGAAGGTATATACTCAGAAATTCTTTCGGATTCGTGAATAATgccaatattaatttaatatttgcagaAGCTTGAGTGTTTTTACATTTATGAGGCACGTCAGGTGAAAACCTCTGGATCTGTAAACGCGCTGATCGGCGCTTGTGGCCAACTAAGCCGACTGGGCAACCTGGCCACGTGGGGCCTTGACTGCGAAAGTTCGCGCGCAGTGCACAACGTGATCAACTCGGGTCAGCTGCAACTTGAGCTTCTCAACGGCTCCCATTGGTTCAACTCCACTTGCGTTCGGACAGTTTGAGTACCTACGCAGGTGCAAAAACTAAGGCTGTGTTTTATGTGTGCATTTCTCAGCAGTGCCAATCGAGTAAAATATTGTCGGGTAGTGAACAAAGAGTATATCAATCCAAAATAATGTGTTCCCCAATGAGCTATTTTCGCTGTAGAAATAAAACTTGATGTTCGCAGATAATTGTTGTTTTGCTGACCTTTTGAAAACTAGGAAAAATCACAGTCCACcacagaataatttaatttttaacaaaatatcggaaaatcttttaattcagagaggagataattatttatgttgaTGCATTTTTCCTGACTATATATAGATTTTAGAAACGTactaattcatttttgtgtCAATTTACCCCTTAATTACTTGACATCCATTCCAATGCGtatttaaagtgtttttttttccagGGGATTAGGACAAAAAAGAGTCACGCCAACCCATTAAAGCGTAGATAATCCACATTGGGGTTGGaatgataaaatcaaattgtacGTCATACGCAtcggaaaaaaaattattttgctgcccCTTTATGTATTGAAGCTTTCAGTATCAGTGGAGCTCCCAAAGTCGAGGGAAATGCATCCAAATAAACCAACCAGGGCGTTGCTTTTAGCCACCTGCttctgctttttgtttttggttgCAGCGGCCGTTGGACAAAGAGCAACCTCCGATGACGGATGGAATGAAGAAATTTGGCTATCAGCATGCGAATTCATTCTTCAGTATCACGCACAGTGGCCCATCAGAAGGACTGTCGTAGTATACCACCCACTTAAAGGGAGAGGTaagatttatttgtaaattttacgtATTAAGTAATTCGTGGATTGCTGCAGAAAATTACTCAAAGGAATTGGCGATGAACTTTTTTGTGAGGCTTTCAAAGGCTGGCGTCTCCACCAGTTTTGTGCGTATTCCCGGTCCTGGTGCAACTTCTGTGCTACgtttaaaagaggaaaatcagCCACCAGTCAACTGCATTTTAATGCTCACGCCAAACGATGCAACGTCTGGATTTGTTAGAGAAGTAGGTCACAATAATTGTTTAGACCTACccctaattaaataaatttaggcaGCAGATTTAGGTGGTACCACAGGCGATTCGATTCAATGGTTCCATTTGAGATACGGAGACCAGAGAAATTTAACTGCTGACGTTGGGCTGCGTTCAGACACTATCTTAACGTCCGCCTATTTTACATCAAAGGACTACGCAAATTTGTTTCGCTGGAACGGACTCCAGCATGTTGAGAAATCGTCTTGGCAGGGCCCTGGAAGAATCCCTGCTGACATAACAGATCAGCCAAACAAGGACTTGACAGGGCAAAAGCTTAGTGTGGCAGTTTTCGACGTACGTTAATacattattacaaaaaaatacttaaataattttaacacgATAAATTCGCACAGGATCCTCCTTTTGTATATATTTCCAATGCAAGCGCCAGTGGAGCTATAAACGAGACTCAAATAACTGGATGGTTAGTCGACATTTGGAGGGATCTTtcgaacattttaaaatttacgttcgtatttaacattttttgataAGTCAAggttaacttttaaattcagttCATCTTTCTACAGGCCAACGCGAGTAGATGCCAACATTGGAATCTTTAAGCGAGCCGTTGAGGAACTTAAATCAGGAAGAGCCGACGTAGTTTTGTATCCGTTTGTGGTTACTGCAAATGTTCTTGACGCCGCCGAATTTTCAATGCCAGTTATTAATTTGAGGTTAAGAAGTTCTCCAgggaaattaagaaattataattgGCTTTCTTTTCAACAATGCCAACAGGTATCGATTTCTGCTGCCTCGAGTTTCTGCAACATCAAGCATCGACCAATTTGTCCAACCGTTTCAAATACTTCTATGGAGGATAATTGCTGGCATTTGGACTCTGGCTGTCGCTTTAATAACAATCGCCTACATACTTGGCCGCTATTATGAATTTGAAGACCAaggttttccaatttttcagttaaagGAGTCTGTTATGATGGTGTACGGATCGCTCTTTGCTCAGGGTGAGAAATTCCTGGCTTTCACAAGTATCGTTTTTATTATGATCGAATTTCAGGCCCTGATTTTGCACCACT is part of the Cloeon dipterum chromosome 1, ieCloDipt1.1, whole genome shotgun sequence genome and harbors:
- the LOC135936885 gene encoding glutamate receptor ionotropic, NMDA 1-like, which translates into the protein MNFFVRLSKAGVSTSFVRIPGPGATSVLRLKEENQPPVNCILMLTPNDATSGFVREAADLGGTTGDSIQWFHLRYGDQRNLTADVGLRSDTILTSAYFTSKDYANLFRWNGLQHVEKSSWQGPGRIPADITDQPNKDLTGQKLSVAVFDDPPFVYISNASASGAINETQITGWLVDIWRDLSNILKFTSSFYRPTRVDANIGIFKRAVEELKSGRADVVLYPFVVTANVLDAAEFSMPVINLRYRFLLPRVSATSSIDQFVQPFQILLWRIIAGIWTLAVALITIAYILGRYYEFEDQGFPIFQLKESVMMVYGSLFAQGPDFAPLSYSGRIILWSSFLFAFVINQAYSAALISKLTVGTLEPPFTNLDGMIDSKYTVLYTVDSAPNRLVVDAAKGSWRELGDRKPYPRLMSSLSEAVLEVSRSWTASTLLETKERLLPQFNKEPLNCKTTMLPTDIMKAPGQLMFSKNSPYKAAIDQQLVSMRASGRLHRARLSWLGRYFDEPCPKDTTLPQFGLDSVILPFAILVASLGVSVLLLAIELAIKKWLGRLMKDDDWPSNLQEIARQKGMRISKNWLKVKKNLPLAQDSSAK